One part of the Paenibacillus silvisoli genome encodes these proteins:
- the sda gene encoding sporulation histidine kinase inhibitor Sda, producing the protein MEQLSDDLLLDAYHAAHKFELDPEFIQLLSAELKRRQLNPESYRNTA; encoded by the coding sequence ATGGAGCAGCTGTCGGATGATCTATTACTTGATGCCTATCACGCCGCCCATAAGTTCGAATTAGATCCGGAGTTTATCCAATTGTTAAGCGCCGAGCTGAAGCGCAGACAACTGAATCCGGAATCGTACCGCAATACTGCATAA
- a CDS encoding NAD(P)/FAD-dependent oxidoreductase: MSNSATHPHVDIAIIGGGPAGMFAAFYGGMRQASVKIIESMPQLGGQLSALYPEKYIYDVAGFPKVTAGELVEQLKKQMAMFKPEVCLEEKVVNVIKRDERSFEIVTDKGVHFAKAVIITAGVGAFEPRRLELDEAAKYEKKNLHYFISDLNHFQGKHVVVSGGGDSAVDWSLMLEPIAASVTLVHRRDKFRAHEHSVENLMKSTVRVLTPYEITSLHGTSAIERIVLQNVKTSELTQLSVDSVIVNFGFVSSLGPIAEWGLEIDNGCIVVDSRMETSIPGVFAAGDVTTYPGKLKLIAVGFGEAPTAINNAKVYVDPTAKLSPGHSSSMKL; the protein is encoded by the coding sequence GTGTCCAACTCAGCAACTCACCCTCATGTCGACATTGCCATTATCGGCGGCGGCCCTGCCGGTATGTTCGCCGCTTTCTACGGCGGCATGCGCCAGGCATCCGTCAAGATCATTGAAAGCATGCCTCAGCTTGGCGGCCAGCTTTCCGCGTTATATCCGGAGAAATATATTTATGATGTTGCCGGATTCCCGAAGGTAACGGCCGGCGAGCTTGTGGAGCAACTCAAGAAGCAGATGGCGATGTTCAAGCCGGAGGTTTGTCTGGAAGAAAAGGTCGTCAACGTCATCAAGCGGGATGAACGCTCCTTCGAGATCGTGACGGACAAAGGCGTCCATTTCGCGAAAGCCGTCATCATTACGGCCGGCGTCGGCGCGTTCGAGCCTCGCCGTCTGGAGCTGGACGAGGCGGCCAAGTACGAGAAGAAAAACTTGCATTACTTCATTAGTGACTTGAATCATTTTCAGGGCAAGCACGTTGTCGTCAGCGGAGGCGGAGATTCGGCGGTCGACTGGTCGCTTATGCTGGAGCCGATCGCGGCGAGCGTGACGCTCGTGCATCGCAGAGACAAGTTCAGAGCCCACGAGCACAGCGTCGAAAACTTGATGAAATCGACTGTCCGTGTCCTTACACCATATGAAATTACATCGCTGCACGGAACCTCTGCCATTGAGCGAATCGTCCTGCAGAACGTGAAAACGTCCGAATTGACCCAGCTTTCCGTTGACTCCGTCATCGTTAATTTCGGCTTCGTCTCGTCGCTCGGTCCGATTGCCGAATGGGGACTGGAGATCGACAACGGATGCATCGTCGTTGACTCCCGTATGGAAACGAGCATTCCAGGCGTATTCGCGGCAGGCGATGTTACGACTTATCCCGGCAAACTGAAGTTGATTGCGGTAGGCTTTGGCGAAGCTCCGACAGCCATTAATAACGCGAAGGTGTATGTAGATCCGACCGCCAAGCTTTCGCCGGGTCACAGCAGCAGCATGAAGCTGTAA
- a CDS encoding NAD(P)/FAD-dependent oxidoreductase, with protein sequence MSNIPKIVILGAGYGGVLTALRLQKELNYNEADVTLVNKHDYHYFTTHLHMPAAGTDKTENARVSISKLIDEFKIDFVKSTVVQIRTQDKKVILEDGTLSYDYLVIGLGGEPETFGIPGMLENAMNIRSINSVRLIREHIEYQFARYKREPHRTDYLTFVVGGAGFTGIEFVGELADRLPELCKQNDVDPSLVKLYNIEAAPTALPGFDPELVEYAMQVLTKKGVTFRIGTAIKECTTEGVIVGDGEEIKAATVVWAAGVRGNRLIEEAGIETMRGRVKVDENLRVPGHENIYVVGDNSLMFNPEGRPYPPTAQIAMQQGVTCAHNLVASIRNQPLKKFEFKNKGTVASLGKGEAIGLAFGKKYKGGVAALLKKAIDVRYLYIIGGLPLVLRKGKFL encoded by the coding sequence ATGAGCAACATACCGAAAATTGTTATTCTTGGCGCCGGCTACGGCGGTGTACTAACGGCACTGCGTCTTCAAAAAGAATTGAACTATAATGAAGCTGACGTAACGCTCGTGAATAAGCATGACTACCACTACTTCACGACGCATCTGCACATGCCTGCGGCGGGTACGGACAAAACGGAAAACGCGCGCGTAAGCATTTCCAAGCTGATTGACGAATTCAAAATCGATTTCGTTAAATCGACTGTAGTTCAAATCCGTACGCAAGACAAGAAAGTCATTCTTGAAGACGGCACGCTTTCATACGATTACCTCGTCATCGGCCTTGGCGGCGAACCTGAAACTTTCGGTATCCCGGGCATGCTTGAAAATGCCATGAACATCCGCAGCATCAACTCGGTTCGCTTGATCCGCGAACATATCGAGTACCAATTCGCGCGCTACAAACGCGAACCGCACCGCACGGACTACCTGACCTTCGTTGTCGGCGGCGCCGGCTTCACGGGCATCGAGTTCGTGGGCGAGCTTGCAGACCGTCTGCCAGAGCTTTGCAAACAAAACGACGTCGATCCGTCGCTCGTTAAACTTTACAATATCGAAGCAGCTCCGACCGCACTGCCAGGCTTTGATCCGGAGCTCGTAGAATATGCTATGCAAGTGCTGACGAAGAAGGGCGTAACTTTCCGCATCGGCACGGCAATTAAAGAATGTACGACAGAAGGCGTTATCGTCGGCGACGGCGAAGAAATCAAAGCGGCAACCGTTGTTTGGGCAGCGGGCGTACGCGGTAACCGTCTCATCGAAGAAGCGGGCATCGAAACGATGCGCGGCCGCGTCAAAGTCGACGAGAACCTGCGCGTTCCAGGCCACGAGAACATCTATGTTGTCGGCGACAACTCCCTGATGTTCAACCCGGAAGGCCGTCCATATCCGCCGACTGCGCAAATCGCCATGCAGCAGGGCGTAACATGCGCGCACAACCTGGTTGCTTCGATCCGCAACCAACCGCTGAAAAAATTCGAGTTCAAGAATAAAGGTACGGTTGCATCCCTTGGTAAAGGCGAAGCGATCGGTCTTGCGTTCGGCAAGAAATACAAAGGCGGCGTAGCGGCATTGCTGAAGAAAGCGATCGACGTTCGTTACCTGTACATCATCGGCGGCCTTCCGCTGGTACTTCGCAAAGGTAAGTTCCTGTAA
- the hemQ gene encoding hydrogen peroxide-dependent heme synthase yields the protein MSEAAQTLEGWYALHDFRTIDWAAWKLADEGERAIALDELQSFLSEWQTVEDNKQGSTAFYSIVGQKADFMLMHLRETLEELNAIENAFNKTTFAQFTIPAHSYVSVVELSNYMAQPGSDPMQNPEIIARLKPILPKWNHICFYPMNKRRQGSDNWYMLSMDERRTMMRSHGMIGRSYAGKVKQIITGSVGFDNWEWGVTLFAEDALQFKKLVYEMRFDEVSARFGDFGDFYVGNRMTDQKLQELFAI from the coding sequence ATGAGTGAAGCGGCTCAAACGCTTGAAGGCTGGTACGCCTTGCACGATTTCCGCACCATTGACTGGGCGGCTTGGAAGCTTGCCGACGAAGGCGAGCGCGCGATTGCGCTGGACGAGCTCCAATCGTTCCTAAGCGAATGGCAAACCGTTGAAGATAACAAACAAGGCAGTACGGCCTTCTATTCCATCGTCGGCCAGAAGGCGGACTTCATGCTGATGCACCTGCGCGAAACGCTCGAGGAGCTGAATGCGATCGAAAACGCGTTTAACAAAACGACGTTCGCGCAGTTCACGATTCCGGCGCATTCCTACGTCAGCGTAGTGGAGCTTAGCAATTACATGGCGCAGCCGGGCTCCGACCCGATGCAAAATCCGGAAATCATCGCAAGACTGAAGCCGATTCTGCCGAAATGGAACCACATCTGCTTCTACCCGATGAACAAACGCCGCCAAGGCAGCGACAACTGGTACATGCTCAGCATGGACGAGCGCCGCACCATGATGCGCAGCCACGGCATGATCGGCCGCAGCTACGCTGGCAAGGTCAAGCAAATCATTACGGGCTCCGTCGGCTTCGACAACTGGGAGTGGGGCGTGACCCTCTTTGCCGAGGATGCGCTGCAATTCAAGAAGCTGGTTTACGAAATGCGTTTTGACGAAGTCAGCGCGCGCTTCGGCGATTTCGGCGACTTCTACGTCGGCAACCGGATGACGGACCAGAAGCTTCAAGAGCTATTCGCCATCTAG
- a CDS encoding YuiB family protein, translating into MNGDVNILQLIIATVLFFVMMFGIGFILNMLLKTTFFPIYLFIIVLVPLFVWQTWDNTKSVSGNFTSFTFVDILPAIGALIGAYVSGSTIRALRKGGYKMF; encoded by the coding sequence ATGAACGGCGACGTTAATATTTTACAGCTTATTATTGCAACGGTATTGTTTTTCGTCATGATGTTCGGCATCGGCTTTATTTTGAACATGCTGCTGAAAACAACCTTTTTTCCGATTTATTTATTTATCATCGTGCTTGTTCCGCTGTTTGTCTGGCAAACCTGGGACAATACGAAGAGCGTATCCGGCAATTTCACGTCCTTCACGTTCGTCGATATTTTGCCTGCGATCGGCGCGCTGATCGGCGCCTATGTGAGCGGCTCGACCATTCGGGCGCTGCGCAAAGGCGGATACAAAATGTTCTAA
- a CDS encoding alpha/beta fold hydrolase — MPFLTIGDTALHVHHEGTGKGSVPLLCVHPPCLTSRMFTAVQEKLTSASLIRFDIRGHGSSEAGPGKLTLPLIAEDMRRLLDAIGVKQAYVCSYGAGSFPALTAMLAYPERFIGGILVSGASAYTDIVTRSKMQATFISSILCPKEPIAFKAAWNEAASRDSFEELHAEAKLGDAVKWREYTAACLDSAVQKKLHQLKQPMLVLYGTGDKTGQGYAAELRRKLPNCELYGIIGADKQLLLKEPTTLAYVVSQWLEKQEHPEIADTFEEREALLQELSAHGIEEGIHGTAPRH; from the coding sequence ATGCCGTTTTTGACTATTGGAGACACGGCGCTGCATGTTCATCATGAAGGAACGGGAAAAGGGAGCGTGCCGCTCCTATGCGTCCATCCGCCATGTCTGACCAGCCGGATGTTTACGGCGGTGCAGGAGAAGCTGACTTCCGCTTCGCTGATCCGGTTTGATATCCGTGGCCATGGCAGCAGCGAGGCGGGTCCCGGGAAGCTGACGCTCCCGTTAATCGCGGAAGATATGCGAAGACTGCTCGATGCGATCGGGGTCAAGCAAGCCTATGTCTGCTCCTATGGGGCGGGCTCGTTTCCGGCGCTTACGGCGATGCTGGCCTATCCCGAGCGATTTATCGGCGGAATTCTCGTTTCCGGCGCTTCGGCGTATACCGATATTGTGACGCGCTCGAAAATGCAGGCGACATTCATTTCAAGTATACTCTGTCCCAAAGAGCCGATCGCGTTTAAGGCGGCCTGGAACGAAGCGGCCAGCAGGGACAGCTTCGAAGAGCTGCATGCCGAAGCCAAGCTCGGCGATGCGGTGAAGTGGCGCGAGTATACGGCCGCTTGCTTAGACAGCGCCGTGCAGAAGAAGCTGCATCAGCTGAAGCAGCCGATGCTCGTCCTATATGGCACGGGCGATAAGACGGGACAAGGCTACGCGGCGGAGCTGCGGCGCAAATTGCCGAACTGCGAGCTGTACGGCATTATCGGCGCCGATAAGCAGCTGCTTCTGAAAGAGCCGACTACGCTGGCTTATGTCGTCTCGCAATGGCTGGAGAAACAGGAGCATCCGGAAATTGCGGATACGTTCGAGGAACGGGAGGCTCTGCTGCAGGAGCTGTCCGCCCATGGCATTGAAGAAGGCATTCACGGCACGGCTCCGCGCCACTGA
- a CDS encoding replication initiation and membrane attachment family protein — protein sequence MRIGNLHQFTEHHRCYIFRDFSLSAVDRKMIGLIYQSMIGAFATGLYQLLYQQVAEDRVGYSPLEPQRKLLLGLGLEMNERGRQELVNQASRLEAVGLLQVSKLSVPDNDDVVFEYELVKPLSPDDFFGNSPHLTMLLRDKVGKHAVIALRESFYEKEDDELASVELRRESITVPFYELFRLNTQGIDTELEQALTEVAPSRQSLPKQQLETAGIGYGDIIMRFPRNSSNRHYVERLRGDHEALAQLNYVAYKYNLDAADLSRLLDEDNIFTTKGELLIDELQLRANQMYRQDRKRNDERQRVYGRMAAAKESTETAGGDGDDVPDEVAVQAEYYMDVPEQMAGRCDIHQYNMLMRNEPHTRFLARFFPGAVPERIIRVFEVMNLNYRLQDAVINVLIHYVVGLKDAQRVTNQFIDAVASNMLMKGVDSYEKAVGYVREQVKLEQDKLRHRDGGGGSPSSQPASRAGSGAPRGRRKPSIPIMPEAPKGKQLSPEEIEEIRNMARKLDGKTT from the coding sequence ATGCGGATCGGCAACTTGCACCAATTTACAGAGCATCATCGATGCTACATCTTTCGGGATTTTTCGTTAAGCGCGGTAGACCGCAAAATGATCGGACTTATCTATCAATCTATGATCGGCGCGTTTGCAACGGGGTTATATCAGCTGCTGTATCAGCAGGTGGCGGAAGACCGGGTCGGATACTCGCCGCTTGAGCCGCAGCGGAAGCTGCTGCTCGGGCTCGGACTTGAAATGAACGAGCGGGGCAGACAGGAGCTCGTGAATCAGGCATCCCGGCTGGAAGCGGTCGGACTGCTTCAAGTGTCCAAGCTCAGCGTGCCGGATAACGATGACGTCGTATTCGAATACGAGCTGGTTAAGCCGTTGTCGCCGGATGATTTTTTCGGAAACAGTCCGCATTTGACGATGCTGCTGCGGGACAAGGTCGGAAAGCATGCCGTCATCGCGCTTCGGGAATCGTTCTATGAGAAGGAAGACGATGAGCTGGCAAGCGTCGAGCTGCGGCGCGAAAGCATTACCGTTCCGTTTTACGAGCTGTTCCGGCTGAATACGCAAGGGATCGATACGGAGCTGGAGCAGGCGCTTACCGAGGTGGCTCCTTCGAGGCAGTCGCTGCCGAAGCAGCAGCTAGAGACGGCGGGGATCGGGTACGGCGACATCATTATGCGGTTTCCGCGAAATTCGTCGAACCGGCACTACGTCGAACGTCTTCGCGGCGATCACGAAGCGCTCGCCCAGCTTAACTACGTGGCGTATAAGTACAATCTGGATGCGGCGGATTTGAGCAGGCTGCTCGATGAGGACAACATCTTTACGACCAAAGGCGAGCTGCTCATCGACGAGCTGCAGCTGCGGGCCAATCAGATGTACAGGCAGGACCGCAAGCGGAACGATGAACGGCAGCGGGTGTACGGACGGATGGCCGCCGCGAAGGAAAGCACGGAAACTGCCGGCGGTGACGGGGATGACGTGCCGGACGAAGTGGCGGTGCAAGCGGAATATTATATGGACGTGCCGGAGCAGATGGCCGGCAGATGCGATATTCATCAGTACAATATGTTAATGCGGAATGAGCCGCATACGCGGTTTTTGGCGCGATTTTTCCCTGGCGCCGTGCCGGAGCGCATCATTCGCGTGTTCGAAGTCATGAATCTTAATTATCGGCTGCAGGATGCCGTGATCAATGTCCTTATTCATTATGTCGTCGGATTGAAGGATGCGCAGCGCGTGACGAATCAGTTTATCGACGCCGTTGCGTCGAACATGCTGATGAAAGGCGTCGACTCGTACGAGAAAGCGGTCGGTTACGTCAGAGAGCAGGTCAAGCTGGAGCAGGATAAGCTTCGGCATCGCGACGGCGGCGGCGGATCGCCATCGTCCCAGCCGGCTTCAAGAGCCGGAAGCGGGGCGCCGCGCGGACGCCGGAAGCCGTCCATTCCGATTATGCCGGAGGCGCCGAAAGGCAAGCAGCTGTCCCCCGAGGAGATCGAAGAAATCCGCAATATGGCGCGCAAGCTGGACGGCAAAACTACTTAA
- the dnaI gene encoding primosomal protein DnaI, with protein sequence MESLGDLLKQLPGGGSALKQADKLMADLLADPLVGKLRGKYPELSDGIIRLNLNKIYQCTKEYRSCSNCPGLDNCPNDFEGHYTELSCETTGLLVQLNDRKVPCKKLLARQAENKIRSRVRSFYVDDRALSKGFSAEEIFNNDVERIEAVGQVIRYINSTKEHGLQPEGLYMTGRFGTGKTFLMCYMLHELAKAGYTGAIVYMPEFVEDLKSLMHEQGKLKETVDLMKETDLLIFDDIGAENLNPWVRDHVLGAILNYRMNRKPTFYTSNYGLDALEQHFSFTNKDGDELHKGQRIMDRIRPYVQPVHVTGHNKRGLK encoded by the coding sequence ATGGAATCGTTAGGCGACCTGCTGAAGCAATTGCCGGGAGGCGGCAGCGCGCTGAAGCAAGCCGATAAGCTGATGGCGGACCTGCTTGCCGATCCGCTTGTCGGAAAGCTTCGCGGCAAGTACCCCGAGCTGAGCGACGGAATCATACGGCTTAATTTAAATAAAATATATCAATGCACGAAGGAATACCGGAGCTGCTCCAATTGTCCGGGGCTGGATAACTGCCCGAACGACTTCGAAGGGCATTACACGGAGCTGAGCTGCGAAACGACGGGCTTGCTCGTTCAACTGAACGACCGCAAGGTGCCATGCAAGAAGCTGCTGGCCAGACAAGCCGAGAACAAGATCCGCAGCCGCGTCCGCAGTTTCTATGTCGATGACCGCGCGTTGTCCAAAGGCTTCTCCGCGGAAGAAATTTTTAATAACGATGTGGAACGGATCGAAGCGGTCGGCCAAGTCATCCGATATATTAACAGCACGAAAGAACATGGCCTGCAGCCTGAAGGTCTCTATATGACGGGGAGATTCGGGACGGGCAAGACGTTTCTCATGTGCTACATGCTCCATGAGCTGGCGAAGGCCGGCTACACCGGCGCGATCGTTTACATGCCGGAATTCGTGGAAGACTTGAAGTCGCTCATGCACGAGCAGGGCAAGCTGAAGGAAACGGTCGACCTGATGAAGGAGACGGACTTGCTCATCTTCGACGATATCGGGGCGGAGAACTTGAACCCTTGGGTGCGAGATCATGTCCTAGGCGCGATTCTCAACTACCGGATGAACCGGAAGCCGACCTTCTATACGTCGAACTATGGGCTGGACGCGCTCGAACAGCATTTCAGCTTTACGAATAAAGATGGAGACGAGCTGCATAAGGGACAGCGGATCATGGACCGCATACGGCCTTATGTGCAGCCCGTTCACGTCACCGGACATAATAAACGTGGCCTAAAATAA
- a CDS encoding transposase — MPLKKGQKLKTYSDELKKEAIRLHVVEGWNYRKINEHLGILDPGRLKRWMRKYREHGEFGLLDQRGRKDEYVDQDRYVQKLQRENDILKKCLGIWMREVKNRNSSRSKLRPRVSPSAHCVSSSASREADTTPS; from the coding sequence ATGCCATTGAAAAAAGGTCAGAAACTTAAAACATATTCGGATGAGTTGAAGAAGGAGGCGATACGTCTTCATGTTGTTGAAGGATGGAACTATCGTAAAATTAACGAACATCTAGGTATCTTAGATCCTGGTAGATTGAAGCGGTGGATGCGGAAATATCGGGAGCATGGTGAGTTTGGCTTGTTAGATCAACGTGGTAGGAAAGACGAATATGTAGATCAAGATCGATACGTACAAAAGCTCCAGAGGGAAAACGACATACTAAAAAAGTGTTTAGGAATTTGGATGCGGGAGGTGAAAAACAGAAATTCAAGTCGATCGAAGCTGCGGCCGAGAGTTTCCCCGTCAGCGCATTGTGTGAGCTCTTCGGCGTCTCGCGAAGCGGATACTACGCCTTCCTAA
- a CDS encoding IS3 family transposase: MEAAAESFPVSALCELFGVSRSGYYAFLKRKHNDRDLEAKALIQSVYDRYNGVYGYRQIQLFLLQDHNTWMNHKKVLRIMQLLGIRSQIRRKHRSNYASSTGERVAKNLLKQEFHASRPAEKWVTDITQYRVGDQWIYLSAIKDLFNNEIVSYKMSSRNDNELVLQTFKQAFKKQKNVTGLIVHSDQGFQYTSHAYHDMLPKVGAQISMSRRGNCYDNASMESFFSHLKTEGLYPYTIRNLDEAQRKIEEFIQFYNHHRPQRKLKKLSPVAYRKQLFA; the protein is encoded by the coding sequence ATCGAAGCTGCGGCCGAGAGTTTCCCCGTCAGCGCATTGTGTGAGCTCTTCGGCGTCTCGCGAAGCGGATACTACGCCTTCCTAAAGCGTAAGCACAACGATCGAGATCTGGAAGCAAAAGCGCTGATTCAAAGCGTGTACGACAGATATAATGGCGTTTATGGATATCGACAAATCCAGCTTTTCCTGCTACAAGACCATAACACCTGGATGAATCACAAGAAAGTTCTGCGAATCATGCAATTGCTAGGCATCCGCTCTCAGATTCGCCGTAAGCATCGGAGTAACTACGCTTCATCAACTGGGGAGCGCGTTGCTAAGAATTTGTTAAAACAAGAATTCCATGCTTCACGGCCAGCTGAGAAGTGGGTGACAGATATTACACAATACCGAGTAGGTGATCAATGGATCTATCTCTCGGCAATTAAAGATCTGTTTAACAATGAAATTGTGTCCTATAAGATGAGCTCGCGTAACGATAATGAGCTGGTACTACAAACGTTTAAACAAGCTTTTAAAAAGCAAAAGAACGTGACTGGATTGATCGTTCACAGCGATCAAGGATTCCAGTACACGTCCCATGCTTACCACGACATGCTGCCAAAGGTTGGCGCCCAAATCAGCATGTCTCGTCGGGGCAATTGTTATGACAACGCCTCTATGGAGAGCTTCTTCTCGCATCTCAAAACGGAAGGGCTCTATCCCTATACTATCCGAAATCTGGACGAGGCACAAAGAAAAATAGAGGAATTTATTCAATTTTATAACCATCATCGGCCACAACGAAAGCTGAAAAAGCTGTCCCCGGTAGCCTACCGGAAACAGCTTTTTGCATAG
- a CDS encoding S-layer homology domain-containing protein, with product MKRKAILFTALSLALATPAALPMSAYAAETPAASTTIAAIADLQAGSTVSIKGTSSEAEVIIKVIAPDNTVLFFDIAKTADGKFTASFTLPGDAQSGSICQVVAGQGTDVAKGSFRVTSGGTYVPPVVPGGDTGSGNNGGNAGETTSVQFKLEDVPAASNGTVTLDAKSGDYAKAEIKLPVAAAQKIGDNSLQLLLPSGSVTLPPEVIADLANLAGSDKDASFWLQFHRLTTGEAASAAAGDKALLPQGQTVELTLGVVLKDGTSKKLGTFAEPVTLKLQLTSGADSRLTGIYYISDSGAIEYIGGTIDGQTITAEISHFSKYGVFAYKKAYTDVPASYWASDVIAELTAKHVVQGLTLDSFGPKAKVTRAEFVTMLVRALDLKATAPAPFGDVKAGSWYADATAAAYENGIASGTGAGKFEPNKSITREEMASMIVRVYNKLHGGAGSEAASGLDAFKDAKSISSWAKSSVQAAVEAGLMVGSNQQFYPRSNTTRAEAAQVLYNLLYRA from the coding sequence TTGAAAAGAAAAGCGATACTGTTTACGGCGCTTTCACTCGCGCTAGCTACTCCCGCAGCCCTGCCGATGTCCGCTTATGCTGCGGAAACACCAGCAGCATCGACTACGATCGCCGCGATTGCCGACCTGCAAGCCGGAAGCACCGTTTCCATTAAAGGCACTTCCAGCGAAGCCGAAGTCATCATTAAAGTCATCGCACCTGATAACACGGTTCTCTTCTTTGATATTGCGAAGACGGCGGACGGCAAGTTCACCGCTTCCTTCACGCTCCCTGGCGACGCGCAATCGGGCAGCATCTGCCAAGTCGTTGCCGGTCAAGGAACGGACGTTGCGAAAGGCTCGTTCCGGGTGACTTCCGGAGGCACTTATGTGCCTCCAGTAGTCCCCGGCGGAGATACAGGCAGCGGAAATAACGGCGGTAACGCCGGAGAAACCACGTCCGTTCAGTTCAAGCTGGAGGATGTTCCGGCCGCGTCGAACGGCACGGTTACGCTCGACGCCAAATCCGGCGATTACGCTAAGGCGGAGATCAAGCTTCCCGTCGCCGCGGCTCAGAAGATCGGCGACAATAGCCTGCAGCTCTTGCTGCCAAGCGGTTCCGTCACGCTTCCGCCGGAAGTCATCGCCGACCTGGCCAATCTGGCAGGCTCGGATAAAGACGCCAGCTTCTGGCTTCAATTCCATCGCCTGACGACCGGCGAAGCTGCCTCCGCAGCCGCCGGCGATAAGGCGCTCTTGCCGCAAGGACAGACCGTTGAGCTTACGCTTGGCGTCGTGCTTAAGGACGGGACGTCGAAGAAGCTCGGCACGTTCGCTGAGCCGGTTACGCTGAAGCTGCAGCTGACAAGCGGCGCCGACAGCCGTCTTACGGGCATCTACTACATCTCGGACAGCGGCGCGATCGAATACATCGGCGGCACGATCGATGGACAGACGATCACGGCGGAAATCAGCCACTTCAGTAAATACGGCGTGTTTGCCTACAAGAAGGCGTATACCGACGTGCCGGCATCGTACTGGGCGTCCGACGTCATTGCCGAGCTGACAGCGAAGCATGTGGTGCAAGGCCTTACGCTGGACAGCTTCGGTCCGAAGGCGAAAGTAACGCGCGCCGAATTCGTAACGATGCTTGTCCGCGCGCTGGATCTGAAAGCGACGGCACCGGCACCGTTCGGCGACGTGAAAGCCGGCAGCTGGTATGCCGACGCAACGGCCGCCGCTTACGAGAACGGCATTGCTTCCGGTACGGGAGCAGGCAAGTTCGAGCCGAACAAGTCGATTACCCGCGAAGAAATGGCCAGCATGATTGTCCGCGTCTACAACAAGCTGCATGGCGGCGCAGGCAGCGAAGCCGCTTCCGGCTTGGATGCGTTCAAAGACGCGAAATCGATCAGCAGCTGGGCGAAGTCTTCCGTACAAGCCGCCGTTGAAGCGGGCCTGATGGTCGGCAGCAATCAGCAATTTTACCCGCGCAGCAACACTACCCGCGCGGAAGCCGCGCAAGTGCTCTATAATCTGCTCTATCGCGCTTAA